The Lutra lutra chromosome 1, mLutLut1.2, whole genome shotgun sequence genomic sequence AATATGTTTAATGATAAAACAAGATGCTATCTGTGTAGTTTGGGGTTTATGACAAACTTCACAGGGTGGTGACAAATACAAAAATCCCTGGATTAGAACATAAACAGTAAATGTCCATTTacagcatttttcttctttaaataatgCATTGATCAGTTAAGTTTTACTGGATGCCAGTGAGAAGTATTCTAgtaatgagctttaaaaaaacaaaaaacaaaacaaaaaaacaactaaaaagagGGGAGTTGTGCTGGTTCAATGGGTACAGCACAccactcttggtcttggggttgtgggtttgagccccatgttgggtgtggagattacttaaaaataaaatccaaaaaaaaaaaaaaaaggaagaaagaaaccaaatcatctggtggctcagtgctCATACAACATTACTCTTGCGTTGAAACTTCAAAGCTGGAGCCCATACCCCAAAatccctgaataaataaaaaattacgTCAGATTATCAAGATCACAGAAAACATTTGTGAAGTCTACTACTGCAAAACAACTAAAGAGCAGGCCTCCAGAtgtatattttgtttgctttctgtgcTCCCATAAAAGTGCTACTTTCTGGACAAATTAAGgtgttaagaaaaatatatggacTCACAGGCTTCTCAACTGAAAAGAACCCTTCAGATCACCCAGTAATTTTCCGTATTTTAGGGAAGTGTTTAGTGTTTAGTGAAGGACAGAACAGTTCTGAGAATCCAATTTCCCAATGGCTCCTATTTGTAAATGAGCTTTTAAACCCAGCCATGTCGCCTAAGCAGTCTGGCCCGGGCCACAGAGTACTTCGGGACTAGGTTCCCAGACTCAGCCCTGCAATCCCGTTCCCCAGTCCACCTTTAGGCCATCGATCCCATCCATCTCTTCCGTGCAACCACAGAGCAACCCTAGTAGGTCCCCTGCCGGCTAGATTCCAGAACACCTGTTCGGTTGTCAATGTTGCCTCGCCCCCACCTCAAGAAGGTTGTGAATGAAGTTGAGCGCCAGGAACACACCTTATCTTTTGTATCCTTGGCTCCTGTCATagagcaggtgttcaataaattttCTTAAGGCAAACAAGAGTCCAGCAGGCCGACTGTTGCCCAAGGCGGgggaggccgggggggggggcgggggaggtgcgAGGGGCGAGGGGAGTGGTGAGAAGAGGGAAGTGAAGATTTAGAAAGTTGGATGGGAACCGTGAGAAAGGTGAGAGATTACCTCCTGCAAACTGACCCTTTGAGGTAAAACTAGCCTGGTTGGGGCAaaaggccagggagggagggagagtgttTAGCACAGGTTGAAGTCAGTAGTTCTCTTCCCTGGTAATAATAAACGAGAGGAAGCAGATTGGACACCAGATTCTGCTAAAGTAGAACGCTAACCTTAAAGGTCAAACGAACATTCCTTGCctcaactttgttttaaaaaattacactttCGCCAAGCGGGTTAACGTATGTGGAGGAGGCGCCAGCAACACGATTCTCCGGAGACTGGAGCAGATCCGGGAGGTAAGGAGCTGAGAGAAGTGAAGAGATCGCGGGTACGGAGGCCCACGGACGTGGATCCCAGCTGGGGCAGCCTGAAGCCATCACTTTCCCCAGCTTCGGGGAGCCCGGCACGTCCCGAGGAGCGCATACCTTTCGGAGTCGAGGGCGGAGAAGCGGCACGCCAACAATCCCACCCCTAACTGGGACGTAATTTGGGCAAGTCTCACGTAGGTGCAGCGGAGCGGCAGAGCTCCAAGACCTCCCGGCATAGTTGTTGGGCGCCGTTGCCAGGGAGACGGCGCGGGGCATCCTGGGAAGCCGGAGCCAGGCTGCACGGAGCCGGTCTCCGAGGCGGAAGTGTGCACCGACCCAAGTGGGCGGAGAAAGACGATCAGGCCTGATCCGCCTGGCTTTCCTACCCTGACAGCCGCCATTTCGGAGCTTAGTTCCCGGCCCGCCTTTAGGGACATCGTGCCTGCAGGCCCAGGAGAGCCTGGGCCCCCGGCGCAGCCTGGCATCACTGGATTCGAGGAACCGAGTGACGTCATACGCGGAGACTTCCGGTTCCCGCTCTTAAGGTGGGACTCTCACGTGCGGCCGTTTCAAGCAGGGGCAGTCTTTTAATGGAAGGGCTGGTGCCCTGGGAGGAAGATGCAGGTGGGCTCCTCTTCTGGTCGGGGTAGCGAGCTGTGAGGGTTGTGGTAGCGTGATGTATAAAGGCCCGTGTTTGACGACTAACATCAGACCTTCTGTGAGCCTTTCTCCTATCCAGCACGCAAAGCTTTgcaagacataaataaataactgctATGTGGGATGAAGTGCTGAGGGTAGAGCTAAAATTAGGGTGAATTGAGTGGCGCGCAAAATGCAAGAGGGTGCcccaaaagtctgaaatcaaggtaaatatattttaatgcaatatatttaaaaaccaagattaATGCATTAGAAATCCATGGTTGACAAAATTTCGTGGTTTTAAATAAAGACAGTGCCATACTAAGCCATACTGGAGCATGAGGTGAAAGGAAAAGCTAGTAACACACATGCTGTGACTTAAGTGAGCCAGATAGGGAACAATTTTCCTGGTACTGAACAGGATAAACAAAGACAAGAAGATGGAAAGAGCCTGTGGTCAGGGTGTAACTGGAGAGTTAAGTCCCCCATGCTCATGAAGCAGTAATTTTCCTTACTCAAACTATGCCAGTTAAGCTGGGCCCAACAACAAGCCAAGGCCTAAAAGAAATTCCCAGACTGTCAATAAAGAAAAACTGGTTGCCTATCATTGACCCTACATACTTTAGTTAACTGAAGCCAAGTGCTCTCTGATTTATTATGAGATTGAGGAGGGTATCATTTTTATAGCTtaggactttttattttgacCCTACACAAATAATCTGTGTTGTAAAATGGTGACTGTTACCTATCTCACTATCAGAATCCACAGTAGTCTTTGTTAGTATGTCAGTAAAGGGCtttaactgattttcttttaaaatcaacagCCTCCATTCCTATCTAGAGATCAAACTCCATGAAACCATTGCATTTGTGCCTTATCACACAtggggaaagcaaaagaaaatgagaatgcaCTCAGCTAGCTGGTGCTACCTGAGCCTCTAGGTAAGAATTGAGATGCTAACCCCTAATATGTGCTGTTTAAAGAACTGTTCATAACATTTGCTGTTGGTTTTTGGTGCTGGAAATGATGACTTGGTCCCCAGTAAACAGTATCAATTGAAAGTGTgttctgttttaaattcttcagtCATCATGGGTATTCGAGGACTAATGAGTTTTGTGGAAGATCATAGTAATGAGTTCTTCACTGATTTGAAGTTGCGAGACACAAAAATTGTCATTGATGGCTATGCTCTCTTCCATCGGCTCTGCTTCAGCTCAAACTTGGAACTTCGGTATGGAGGGGACTATGATTCTTTTGCAGATATTGCACAAAAATTCTTTGAATCACTGTTTGTTTGTAATATCTGTCCATATGTTGTATTAGATGGAGGATGTGACATTTCCGATAAAAAGCTTAAAACTTTAAAGGATCGAGCAAGAGAAAAGATCCAGATGGCTCATTCCCTTTCTGTTGGTGGGGGTGGGTATGTGTGTCCTTTACTCATCCGGGAAGTGTTCATTCAGGTTTTGATCAAGCTACAGGTGTGTTTTGTCCAGTGCTTTTCAGAAGCAGATCGGGACATTATGACACTGGCTAATCATTGGAATTGCCCTGTGTTATCATCAGATAGTGACTTTTGCATCTTTGACTTAAAAACTGGGTTTTGCCCATTGAATAGCTTTCAGTGGAGAAATGTGAACACTATCAAAGGCACACAAGACTGCTATATCCCTGCCAAGTGCTTTTCCCTTGATGCACTCTGCCATCACTTCAGCAATATGAATAAAGCTCTGCTACCTCTCTTTGCGGTGCTATGTGGAAATGATCATATTAATCTGCCCATCATAGAGACATTCTTAAGTAAAGTACGTCTTCCTCTTGGAGCTACCAGTTCTAAGGGGAGGAGACACCACCGAGTTTTGGGACTTCTGAATTGGTTATCTCATTTTGCTGAACCTACTGAAGCACTCGATAATGTTCTGAAATATCTCCCCAAAAAGGATCGtgaaaatgttaaggaaattcTCTGCTGTTCCATGGAAGAATACCAGCAATCTCAGGTGAAGCTGCAGGACTTTTTCCAGCATGGTACTTACGCCTGCCCAGCCGCCCTGAATCTGGACTTACCAGAGTGGGTATTAGTGGCTTTGGCCAAAGGCCAGCTGTCTCCTTTCATCAGCGATGCTTTGGTGCTAAGAAGGACCATTCTTCACACACAGGTGGAAAATATGCAGCAACCGAATGCCCACAGAGTATCTCTGCCCATTCGGCAAATGATCTATGGGCTTCTTTTGAATGCCTCTCCACATCTGGAAAATATGTCCTGGAAGGCATTGCCTTCTCAGCCTCTAGCTTTCAGCGAAGTGGAAAggattaataaaaatatcaaaacatcGATTGTTAATGCAGTAGCACTGCCCAAGGATCATGCGGACTTAAGCAAATTGACTGAGGTAAGTGTTTGTTACGCTAATCTAATTTTTGTTAAGTACTTTACAGGTTAAAAGTGCTTTCATGCATATCCCCTCTCTTAATATAACCAAATGACGTTGTTTGCTCTAGTCCCCCCATTTCATAGCAGACAAAATACTAGGACTCAAGTAGGTTACTGTGTGATATGTCAGCCAGATGGTTGCAAGTGTTAGGACTCAACCCAGACCTTTTAGCCCCAGATCTGCCATTTCCATTCTACTTCGGTATTCTCTGTTATTTTGCAGTTATTACTGCTATTCTGTTGATACTAGCTATTAATAAATTGGGGTCATGTGActttagaaaacaaggaaaaggaaaaaattctgagCTGCAAAAAGAAGTGTGCCTTGAAGATATTGATCAAAGGCATGATGAATATCTTAGATTGCATCAGATTTCAATTAAGATTAATACTGATGCTTGCTTGggtctaatttttcatttttatcaatgaggaccttttttttttaggctttagGTTTATGACATCATAATGATTAGTTTGATATTGAAAATATGACTCTTAGCCTAACTCAGTGTTGTTTAAACCTGAGTAACACTCTGAGCAATCCActtttcaagataaaaaataatttattggatCCCAGTGTTTATTGTTTgtaatattacataaatatattaaaaattataaatagaggGCCAACTAGGtgtctcagttaagcatctggctcttgatttcagcccaggtgatgatctcagggtcctgagatggagccccaagaaGGGCTCTGCGCTGCACatggagcctgcccctcccctcacacctTTCCTtggctcactctccctctcaaaaaaattataaataagtatgAAACTGCTTCTGCTAACACAAAGTTACAGTTAAGTGCAGATAAACTTAAAATGCCAATTGTAGTGGCAATGAGAGTAGATTCATGAGACTCTCATAGACCATTCCTGGTACCAGTCTACTCAAGCCTATAGGACAGCAACCATAGCTTCCCAGCAGGTTTGAATCAGGCTTTCCTTTCCTGTGGGAGTTTTTCCAACAGTCTACACCACTGGTTCTCCAGTGGGATGATTTGTCCTCCTACCTCCcacaggggacatttggcagtgtctggagacacttTTGATTATCACTACCTAGGTagttgggggaaggaggagtgTTGCTACTGGCATCAGTGGGAAGGGGCCAAGcatgctgctaaacatcttaAAATGCACCAGACAGCCCCTCCCAGGAACAAGGCATTATCCAGACTGAAATGTAGCAATGTCAGTAGCTGGCCTACACTGTTGGCTAGGCACTAAATTCTTTAATCTCCCCATTAGTGCCTGCTCAGGCACAAGGAAATGAGATCCACATCAGGTGGGTATCAGTGCCTCCTTAGCAATGAAGAATGACTGTTCGTGTGATGTGTTTCTTTAAGAGGTgctgaaatgttctggaattagtgatGCTTGCACAagcttataaatatattaaaattgctTTAGGATTtcgggggggggttggggagtaaAGTAACAGGGTGAGGGCATTAAGGAGAGTACATGTGATGAGACtggttgttatatgcaactaatgaatcattgaacactacatgaaaaactaatgctgtactatacagtggctaactgaacatagtaaaattataaataaataaaagtaaatagaagAGTGAATTTAtaacatgtgaattatatctcaaaaaaagaaaaggtctcactggcctccttccccctccctttttgtAACAATTCCATAAACATAGCTTCCGGGCCCCCTGCAAGGGCCATGCCTAATTATAGGTCACTATGCTCAAGGAAGCCCCACGATATGATGTCCTCATCTGGGTTTACAGTTCACTTATACAAACCTAGATGCAATTTTACAAGAGTCATTTTTACCATGCTAAGTAAAAACTAACTTTATCACATTTCCAGGGTGACAGAAGTAGAAAGTTGAGCATAGGTCAAATTCCAAACAGAAGGGATTTATTAAAACTTTTCCCATATGAGCAAATTAGCAACATTCTAAATGATGATATTTTGCTAAAATTACATTTCTCCTCACAACATAAATGGTGCTGTGTTGGAGagtttttagaacttttttatgGCTTTATTGAGAAGTGCTGTACAGGGAAGTGCCCATATTTAAAGTGCACTTTGATGTATGTTTCCATCTGTGAATCCATCTTGCAAACTAAAATAATGAATGTATGACACAATCCTAAAAGTTTCCCCTTGCCACTTTGCAGTTCATCCCTCCCTGAGTGTGTACACAGAGCAAAGTACACAGACGATTGTACAGCCTGATGAATTGTTACCAATCAATGCTACCCTGTAAAGAACGTTCATCAGCACCCCAGTAGTTTTGCCTAATGTCTGGTTTGAgcagcccctctctcccctctctggtaATCACTATCCAGACATGTAATAACATTgaaaagttttaactttttttatcttataaaaatgGGATCATAGAATAGGAATTCTCTCATCGGGcttctttttttcacttgatgTTTATGAGACATCAGTGTGGGAAGCTCTTGATCATTTATATCTCATAGCTGTGTGGGAATATACCAcaattgatttttccattttgcagttgatgggcatttgggtagTTTgcagtttgggcaattatgaataggGCTATGAGCATTCTGGTGCACATCATTTGCTGAAAATAGGGACACATTTCTATTGCATATACcactaggagtggaattgttagAAGATATGCGTGTGTTCAGTTTATAAGACAGATTGTCAAATGGACTTGCAAGGTGGTTTAACCAATTAATTCCCACCAGCAGCTTATGAGGGTTCCTCTTAATTTACACCTCTCCTGACACTTTGTGTTTTTTATCCTTTaagttttagctattctgatgtTTGTATGGTGGCATCATTTTAGCCAATTTGGTGGatgttaaatttgcatttttctgatcaCTTATTTTTGAGCACCTTTTATGTGTCAATTGGCCATTTGGGtattgttatataattttttgttcaaagtcttttgcccacttttcttttggctttttatttctgtatatgtgTCCTGTGTCAAATAACATGTAAACAGATTCTCAAATTCTGTAGGTTCTTTTCATTCTAATAtgttttgatgaacagaagttcttaatatAGTCCagcttaaatttattatttatgattatCACTTCTGTGACCTACTTAGAAAATTAGTCTACTTCAAggtcatgacttttttttttttttttttttgcctttcatatttaggtctatgatctgTCTGCAACTGatttttctgtgtatggtgtgaCATAAGGATCAGGGCACATTTTCCCCCATATAAAAACCCAGTTGAGCCAGTGAGTGTAGCATGCTGATTATCCTTCTTGCTAAGTGGAGATGATAAGTGTTCTCATCACTTACCTATATTCAAAACAGGGTAAAATTTTAAGTTCACTTTCTGTATGGTGAGATCTTTTAGCTTTCCCTAGGCATAAACTCATCAGTTCTGCACTTAGCTCATTATTGCTAACTCTCATTAGCCCATGGTAATTCTAAATGGTATCAGGTGCAAATGTGATTCCAAAGACAAATGCACAATATGAATAGAAATTTTGTGACAGTTATCTGCTTTGTGCCAGCTGTTGTAATAGAAACTTTATAGTTACTTAATTCCCACAGTAACCACATAGTTTCCATTTTGGTTATGTTAGTTGCCATGGATAGAGCTCCACTCAAGCTAAGCAAAGGGAGGTTAATCATAAGGTGAGATGGAAGTGGACTATTCTCTGGGAGTAAGACAGTGCCAGGACCAGCCTCTCTCTGggtgtctctgtttctctgtagGATTTTCTACAGGCTTGTGCTTTCAGACTTGTCACATGGGATAAAAGTTAACCATATTTAAGGGCTATGAGCAGAGCAGTTATAAGTCAGAAAAGAATTCATGTATTTCCTTAGCTTTACTTGGTGCATTTTCCTACCCGTTGAGATCATagagtttttgtttattaatcGCTACTTCCCATAAGAGTGATTGATTACACTGTAGAGCATTTTGTATAGTTCTAATTTTAAGAAGTTTACCAATATCAAAATCTTAAACCcatgtttataaattatatttaatactcTGCATCAGTGATGAAACTATTTTGTCAATTATGATGTGTTGTATTTCAAGGTTAACATGTCCATTCCCAGCTGTCAACACACTGATGACAAACTGGTTTTTAAGATGCTGAGCAATGTTTCATCCTTtcagaaagttaagaaaaatacttttctggCTGCACGTTGACACTAGGAATACAacggtttttttctctcttaaagttTGATCATAAAGTTCTTCTGAAGGTGCCCTTTTAATAGTCCTAATGTCCTTATTTTAGAAGTATGTGACCTAGAAGGTCCCTTATGGTTCTTAAGATTCATTAAGGTAAAGTTATTTCAAGAAGTCTGAAATCCTCATAGCTGTTAACTCCTTTTTATTTGAAGGGCACTCTAACACATGGCGTAGAAGTGAGTGTGGTATGTTACTGCAAGTGGTGAGGTACTCCTTAAATATTCCCATCTCCCTTGACTATATTTCTCACCTACAAGCAGCTACCCTGCAACAGTCCCTGtgtgggaaaacaaaaagataataaaacattcacctgggcagggacaggagacaggacccaaacaaacagaagcttGTCTGATATGCCACAAAGGGTACATAAAATCTAAGTTTGCCTTCTAGAGGTGATCGGTAATGGCACCATGAAGAAGGTGGGGACTGAATATTCACTGGCAAGTAAGAGTAGGGCTAAATATAGATCTTTGTTTCTCAAAGCAGAAtagttaaaatgcagattcctgggttcCTCTGAAATTTACTGAATCAAAATTTAGGGGGTGGGAcctgaaaactgaattttttaacaAGCTTCCCAAGTGATATATCCACTGAAGATGTTCACCAGCCGACATAGAAGATGGAATGACATGAGTAAGGGCTGTGTAGTGAGGGTAGACAATATATCCATACAAccatatttattaagcacccgGTGGCTGATTTCTTTCCCCAGGAAGATAAGAAACTGACAGAGCAATACATTTGCATTAAAGTGTTTTCAtactagaaaaacaataaagacattCCCCAAAGTAACTTGCAGGATGTTTGGTATG encodes the following:
- the ASTE1 gene encoding protein asteroid homolog 1 gives rise to the protein MGIRGLMSFVEDHSNEFFTDLKLRDTKIVIDGYALFHRLCFSSNLELRYGGDYDSFADIAQKFFESLFVCNICPYVVLDGGCDISDKKLKTLKDRAREKIQMAHSLSVGGGGYVCPLLIREVFIQVLIKLQVCFVQCFSEADRDIMTLANHWNCPVLSSDSDFCIFDLKTGFCPLNSFQWRNVNTIKGTQDCYIPAKCFSLDALCHHFSNMNKALLPLFAVLCGNDHINLPIIETFLSKVRLPLGATSSKGRRHHRVLGLLNWLSHFAEPTEALDNVLKYLPKKDRENVKEILCCSMEEYQQSQVKLQDFFQHGTYACPAALNLDLPEWVLVALAKGQLSPFISDALVLRRTILHTQVENMQQPNAHRVSLPIRQMIYGLLLNASPHLENMSWKALPSQPLAFSEVERINKNIKTSIVNAVALPKDHADLSKLTELSLAKRQILLLDTLKVKQTILEPIPSSLKLPICVSCYWLQHTESKAKLHHLQALLLGMLMGPLHAIITSPGIVDPAPRQAQCLAAR